ATGCTTACTTCCTGCATCATTTGCATCCTCCAATTTTGGTATACCAATAATTCTTTCTCTCGCTTTCGATGAGCCtgccttcattttctttctcaacTCAACTTGTGCCTTTGCTTGTGCCCACAGAAGAATGTTACTGAGGATGGAACTCTTCAAAACACCATTGATTGTTTTATCTGATAAAATGCACTTGCTACCGAACTTCACTGGTTTGGTAGTTAAGGTTTCCTTCGTCTGTGAATCGAATGTAGGGTTAACAATTAAACAATTAACGAATACCCACAAGTGATTCTTTATATGACCAGATTTAATTTCCATTCCTCCTTTATTCTTTGCGTTCGCCTTCTTACTAAGGGAATTCAATAATTGCTCGACGATGTAGTTGACATGGGATCCTCCCTTTGTTGTACATATACTATTGACGAAAGACACCTGTTGGAACTGCGAGCCATCTGTCTTAGACACGACTATTTCCCATCGGTGTTGCTTCTCGTGTATCTTAactatttcttcttcatcattgtTTTGTGTTCCATTAGCAGCGTTGCTCTTGGTTGGGGTTCCTTCCCCTGGCTCTTGTGATTGGCTCACATCTGGGTTCTGCGTATCTTGGTTTGCACTGCCGTCTGCATTGCCATTCGCATTTGCATTATTGTTCGCGCCTCCCTTTCCAGGGCTCACCCCAGCGTTGTCTTTCAAATACAGATCCACGTAGCTTTTGAAATCCTTAATGGCTAGTCGATTCCCATTAAGGTAAACCCTCACGCTACATGTACCGGCCAAATCATACACACGCTTGCATAGCAAACTTTCAATATCATCATCCATTTCTGTCATGCCAAATTTAGCCAGATCAGGTTTAAAAGTTACTCTCACGAAATCTTTTccattataatttttaataatcGGTTCAGAAAATTTTGACATATTATCTGTCcacaccattttaaattctttttttctggaaCTATCTCCACATTGTACGACAAATTCTTTgctaaaaatatttgttaGCTTTGCTCCGAATCCGTTTCTTCCACCTGTAATTCTATCCTCCGCATCATCGTAATTATCTGAAGTTAGTAATTCTCCAAATATCATATGTGGTACGTAGATGTTCATTTCTTTGTGAATCTCTACTGGTATTCCTTCTCCATCGTTGTAcacacttatttttttttgctccttgtttatttctattttaatACATGTCATGGGATTTTcgcttttctctttctcccttGCTTTCACATCAGCTGCATTCACTATAATTTCGTCGAAAATTTTGTACAACCCTGGGACATAGGTTATATTTTTCTGGACCATTCGATTGCGCTCCTTGTTCCATATCCAGAGCAACTGCGTGTGCATCTCCACACTCCCTATGTACGTATCTGGCCTCAGGAGGATATGCTCTATCTGCGACTTCTTCTGGTATCTCTCCTCGATGGATTTATTCTTCGACATTGTTACAGACAAGTAgattaaagaggaaaaaaagtaaagtgcCACCACTAGGGAAGGCTGTTCAAGCAGATGTGACGATCTGCAGGAGGATGCCAATGAGACGACCAAATAGGATTGGCACCTTCCGGGACTCGCCTACGCCGTGCGCAACGATCCACCCGAACTCGGTTCAGAAGCATGTGGATTTGTGCATGGTGGCACGCGGTGATAGAAACGAAACTGCGCACAAGGACACTAGATAATAACTAAATATTAACTAACTATAGACACTAACTAGATAAATGATtagccaagaaaaaaaaaaaaaaaaaaattcttgtATAAAACTtcgaaaaaattgtgaaaaattaGAATGAATTTGCCAAAAGACCCTGACGAACTGAGAAAAGCAATCAGGAGAACTGCGCCAAGTTCCCTCTTCAGAGTAAGTCATGTAGGGACACACTTACACACAAGGGAGGAACTACCTACACATGTGAGGAGCAGCCCTTCTCGTGTGGGAGGAACACATGCACAACCTTCTAAACGAGTGCGATGTGCCTTGGCGAACTGCGCGTGGACAGGGCTGTGCATCTATCTGCACACGGTTGCTGCAAAATGGCACCCCAGGAGCGTCGAGGAATTTTCCTGCGCCCTGAGGGGGGGAAATCCTGGGGCTaaagcattaaaaaaaaaagaaaaaattaaataaaaagtaaaaattaatgtaaaaatgaatgtaaGAATGAATGTAAGAATGAATGTttgaatgtatgaatgtatggatgtatgaatgtaagaatgtaagaatgaaaagtaaaaatgaaaataaaaatgaaaagtaaaaataaatggagaaTAAATAATATGTCCTGACAAATAGGAGGTgaaaaatcaaaatggtgtaaaaaatgaaacgagGAATTTCCGGCCAAAATGTAATGGATGCACGCAGGATAATTCGAGGCAAATGGCCAGAAAGAAGAACAGGGTGAAGATCTAAAATGGAAACACCACTCCTCCCCCCTATTCTACATGTTCAGGGTTTTCTTCTGTCAATTCGTGGCATTGTGGACTAATTTACAGGAGAAGAATTGGTTGAATAATTAAATTGGGtgcatggaaaaaaggaggacaCCACTCgggaggggcaaaaaaaaaaaaaaaataaaataataataaaataataaaataataaaaaataaaaaataaaaaataaaataaaggggggaggaaaaagatgCGAATCAGGAGAGAATCAGCAGACcgaaacaaaaatatgacaACTACTTTGGTATATATTTCTGCGAAATATACGAATTCTCAATAAGGTGGCCACATCGCACAAATCGCAAGTGCGTTGGTGTGCACACGTACGAGCGCGCTCGCGTGCTTTTCTTAATGGCCCTGGGATGTATACCCCCGCACATCTCAAGTGGCAAACGAAGAAATTTCGTACACAATGAAAAGTGCGCAGAGTGTGGGTAAAGAAGGAGGGGCAAGCGATCTTTACtgtttattatatatacatatatatattattttattccctttatattataatttttcttttacactTGGCTATGTGTATTATCGCAAATCGACTACCCCATCGATTTGCAACgatatgcatgtgtacagCTAGCTGATCGAGGGGAAAAACACTCGTTAATGCACATTAGTGTATCATTCTGGGTAATGCTCGAATGTGTGCCCATATATACTCTCGACTGGCAAGGTTCACTTGCTAATTtttgatgaggaaaaaaaaaaaaaaaaaatacatataaatgtttctttttctttttttttttttttttttttttttctctttcctaaTCAGTTCTAGCTGGTGGAAAGAGGGAGCACTCAATGTTCAATGGTTCATGTGTAAATCCGGGACGACagtgaaatgaaaagaacacCTCATCACGCGGGTGGTGCTTTAGGGGGGTAgaaaatgtatgtatactTCCACGTGTGTATTATGCATGTATACGTGTATGCGTGTATGCCTGTATGCCCTTGGGTGATTGCCACTTAGAAATAAATCACTGCGCAttaaaaagagagaaaaaggtTTTTACCTAGCGGTGCAAACACACGTAAAGGCAATCACCCATTCAGGCTCGTTGGGTACAGCGAAGCGACTTTATTTTAATGGTCACTTTGCGAATCACACAGCCCTCGTGAGACCAATAAGCAAATCTCTCCCGCGCAGAGATGGGCTCACATACTCATTTTATGTCACTCTAAGTGAAATGGTTAATATCATaagaaaaaggtaaattAGCAAAGATTCCGAAATGAAACTTAGGTGACTCTCCCCGAAATTCAAACTTTCCAGggacaaaagaaaaagacataTAGCTGAGCTACGCGCTAAACAATGGGCGCAAAAAACTCTGCTGTGAAAGCAATGGCAGATGAATAGTaaacccccccccaaaaaaaaaatgaggcagaattataaaaaaaaaaaagcaaactcATGAATGGGTACCTTCACGCAAGTACTTTATTCGGGAATCTTCAAAAATGCAGTAACAGACGGTGTGCAAATGAACGTATTAACGTGGAGAAAGtatcgagaaaaaaaaaaaaaaaaaaaaaaaaaaaaaaaaactcatcCCATTTCCATTTGCAGAGTAAgcatttccccatttttgtaaaaccTCATGTGATGCATACCTTCTGTCGAAATAAGGGCCCCCCACAAGGGAACGCAAAGACAAAATTATTAGGCCTTATActacaaaatgaagcaacatacatgtcttttttttttttctctctttctcTCTTGACGCGACAGCAATGCGTACATAGAGGTATACACGTACACATGGACATACATATTTGTATGCACACCGGCCGGAGCGTGTACTCCCCTTTCTTCAACGAAACTCCTAACCCTTTAGTATCCTCTCAATTTGTCATATCGAGTTTCCTCCTTAAATGGCCTCTCCtttctgttattttttttttttttaccaattgTGGAAATTTGATTTCgtactttttcctcttctctcGTTTTAACTTGGCTAATGCCGCCTGGGTTATTTTGTAGGGCGCAtttattcctcttcctcgATTATTTGGAGGTTCGATCTCGTCAATACTTACGATTTCGTTACTACGGAGGGGGTGGAAGCTCCCAAACTCCACAACATTTGGTTCATTGTTCGCTGAATAGGCGCACCtgtttggaaaattttcaaatataATCGCACCATTTATccgtttccttttctcctttcattttattctccAATCGCATAGGAAGTATAAGAGAACAAATCAACCAGGGGGGGGTGGAGATCCAACACCGGTGACAAAATTGTATGCAGACATTTCCACGTGCAGGTGAAATTCTCTACATGGTTGTGTGACACGTAGGAGACACCTTCGAACATCGTTCCGCTATGTCACCTTCCAGTTTATATCCTTGAAAAAGAGAACTCTTCTTCCCATGGAAAGCAATCCCTTTCAGAGCAGGGGAGAATATCTCCCAAAGACCATGACAAAAGGGTTGTGATatcctattttttataattttccactcacggtttatattttttttgctcatgTTGTTTTAACCACTTGGGAACTTACCTTCCTTCCCGATCTCTCCAATTGGTAACGCCTCGTCCGGTGCTTTTTAGTACACAACCCTATGTGCACCTCTTGCGTGTAAAATGCACGTTTCCAATTTTTACGGGGAAATTACAGCATCGTATCTCCCGGTGCTTTAACCTGGGCCTACAATCCCCTCCTCTATTGGTACATGAAAAATTACAGgtgataaaataaattctcTTTCACCTTCGCGTAGTGTAATTGCAATGTTTTATTCCTCCAATTccgcgatttttttttttttttttttttttttctgccttcctttttcgacCTCCCCACAACAAACAAGCCAACGGGCAGGctaacaaataaaaaaaaataatagttCACAGCGGGAGGGCCATAAACTTTATGCGAAGCCAATTGTACGAGCAGATTACAACCTTTAGGCTCCTCTTTATATGACATACATTTTGGGAATGAAATATCCCTCTGCATAGTTACCCGCATATGCACGTATGAATACGAAGGAAGGTGCATCCATGCACAGCAGGAAGattcccctcccccttacCCATCATCATTATTAAAAGAGTTCATCTTATTGAGATAGTATAATCTCCTATTCACATTGATCTAAGAGAAGTTATACAGTTGTCCTTATTCCTGCGGAACGCGCTGAGTGGAtaacgaagaagaaaggaaatctCCTATAAAATTCTACTCCAACAACTCCCCATTCGAAAGATAACCCCATGGGCCTAATTCGCGATATTAAAAACAGTCTAGTGCACACCTATGTGTGTCTCCGGAGGAATCGCATGGTAAGTCATCCACGCGGTTGAGTAGCGAGTAGCACTGTGTATAGGAACgttcaaaatggaaacgcAGTGACGAAGGAGTATCGACTCACCAATCCATGTTTCACCCAAACAACTGCAGGATTTCCACGGTCAGAAGCTCGCATTTTTAATCAAAAATATCATCTTCACCATCAGCACAGTTGTATCTATTGCAGTCGGCTATTACAAGGAGGACTTAGCCTTAAGTGCCTACATCATTTTGGCTGGTACTGTCTTGTCTGCATTGGTAAGAAGAGCAAAGAGCGACAACGCCTATTGTTAACACGGACGACCCACCCGTGTGTACATCAccacccccaaaaaaaaaggggggaggttATTAATGCACCGTTCAATAACCCAATCATCACTCCCGTTTTGTATACCCCACGTGCAGCTGATCATGCCCACGTGGCCCATATACAACAAGAACAATATTCACTGGGAAAGTGCTAATGAGTCCATGAACGATAGGaagagaagataaaaaaaaaaaaaaaaaaaaaaaaaaaaaaaaaaaaaaaaaatcgcaatGAAAATATAGAGTATGTAGAGAGGAACTAATCATAATTAAGGCCCCTTGCATCAACACACCTCGTTATACAagtctgcctttttttttttttttttttttttttttttttcatacccAACGTGATGATGTCACTATTATATTAGCGTTTGCACCCTGCGGGGTTACATCACCTGGGTCATTCTCCCCATGTCGTCCACATAACGAACAAACTTAAACAGAATTTGATTTATTCCTTCGTTGAAATTGTTGGATATACTTTTCTGGACGATGATGCTGAGGTCGTGTAGTTTGTCCTTCACCACTCGGTCAATTTcggtaaattttctttcgcGTAATTTAATTAGCCCATCATACATGTCTTGCACGCCCTCCAGGTTGAACGGAATTTCCACATAAACTTGAAACCTGCGAAGAGGAGTGGGTTAGCTGCGATGAACTGGGGGAAGGAGTAAATTGGAGGGAGGCGAACTGCGGGAAGGTGTAAATTGGAGGGCGCGCCACTGGAAGGCACCAAGTGAGGGAGTTCTCGCTGTGCATGCCCCTCTGTTGGTGAACTCACCTATCCTGCACACGCAACAACAACTGCCTGTAAGCAAACACATCCACGATAACGTTCCGCAAAACCTCGCTCTCGAtttgaaaagaggaaaaataattctcCAAGTaatccccctttcctttgcaaaaagatatataaaaaattattattagcAGTTCCGGTTGGACAAGGAACTTTGGTGGGTCCACCTCATACTGATTGTTCATGTACAGAGTTAAGACGTAAAACCATAGACTATTTCTTACGTATGGATTTAGAAATTTCTGCAGCGTGTCGATAAGGTCGAAATGTTGTAGAAAAGAATACATGTTCCTAAACTGATCCATCATGGTCTTTCTTTCGTTTCCAAATATTCGATCCACTTTGTTCATCTCttttgtgtaattatttCTATTCCcactgttttttcttttcttatattTCTTGAGGATGCCCATAATTTTCGTGCCCATAATTTTCGTGCCCATAATTTTCGTGCTcataattttgtttgcaactgATTGGCACTGCCTTTTCCGCGTCATACAACTTGTCCTATCTCCTTCGCAGAAACTGCTTACTTGGTACATCataggattttttttcccctgcaaGGGATGCCACCCAACTTTATTATAGTGATCCACTTCTTCTATACATTCCTTGGGCGCATTTTTTCCGATATCATTCTTCAACCTCTTGGCGCATTGATGAAGCATTTCTCTCTTCAGGGTGTTCAGCTTCTGCCAGTAAAGGGAAAGCTTTCTTTTCCGACTGTACAAATCTTCGCTGTACCAATTTTCAAATAAATCCTCCAGATTCACCACTTTTGTTTCTTCCACCTGTGGTTGTGAAATTTTTTGCTCCCTATCATtaggatattttttctcactgCATAATTCTTGGTTCACCTTGATTTTGTTAACTACAAATtgatggaaatttttttttttttttttctcgatcGGGAGAGAGTTGTTGTCCATTCCGTCCGCACAGCCCGTACTACAATCTCCCAGATAAATATCAAACGGAAAGTGGCGCTCCTTCAAAATGAGCTCGTAATTGACCACATCCCTTTGTCCAAACAAGTGATCAGCGTAGTTTATGCCtttgtttctttccttaataaagttacacatttttttatcctttaagACCCTATCAAAGAAGAATATGTTGCATATGAACAGATCACCCCTGATATTTGCGCAAACGTACAGATCATTcttctgttcttcttttctcctacCCACGGATCGcttcattttaaatatatcCAGAATAATGCAAGGCTCCGAGTCGAGAGTGGTCAAAACCAAATCTCTCTGATCGCCTTCACAAATAGTTTCACGGAGCATGCTATACTTTTGCCTGTACATATTTCTCAGTTCCTTTCTCACTTCCTTTCTAATGTTGTTATATTTTACAAATGTATCGTGGTAAACATAAGCGTAATTTTCTGGAAAATACTTTCTTACTCTTTCGACCCTGTCCAGATaatcattaattttgtctttcCTATCGGAGGTGACAAACACCTTTTcatattccttcctcttcacaGCGTAAAATTCGAAAACGTTATTTATGAGGTGTCTTTTTATTAATCCAATATTTTTGTTcgtcaataaaaaaaagtacaagaACTCGAAGTAGTTAATCGAGTAGGCCGTCTCATTCGGCATGCTCAAAAAACGGTCCACTAGAATGGTTTCATTCGtttctttatatttataaattttgtGAATGTTTTGCGCTTTTTTCATTGCCATATAGATGATGTTATGTGGGAAGAAATCTTCCATTTGCTTTCTATCCCACCTCTCTTTAGTATAGAAAAAGCGAtaactttttcctcctgcAGGGGGACTGCTCACCCGGTCATCAAACATAGTtaatgtatttattttccattcatCTGAATTTTTCAGGAGAAAAGATATTCCCCTGCTGATGCTCTTGTTGTACAGATTAAAATAAAAGTCGCGCAAAACCGTTTTGTACAAATGGGATAAATTTAAATAACTTTCGCtttgcaaatttaaaaaaatggaaatgtctTCATACCTCCTTGGGATTAAAAAACAGTTTGAGCTATTTGCAAATAAATTTAACAGATCATTATTCGAAAGGGTATATTTCCTGAATACCTTGGCCCAATTTAAGTAAAGAAAGTATTTTACAAAGTGCAGTTTGTATGCGTCATCCACAAAAGGCGCTTCTCCCCAGTAGGAGGTATTCCCCAGGTGACTGCTCCTACCTCGCGGGTGTAAGATATCTCCGTGCAAGCGATTTATCAGGTTAAGGAGCTGATTGTACTGAGGTAGTTTATCCTTTATGTACACTTGCACATCCTCCACAAACACCGTATTCACCGAAATACCATCCGAAGAAATGTCTACACaagacaaaataatttttataaggTTATTCTTCAGTAACTCTCCAATGAACTGCTTTTCCAGTTTGCttaacttttcctttaccaagaAAATCCCCTTTAGGAGATactttttaaaggaaaaacttggTCGTATtgcctgttcatatttttttaacacatttctccatttttgcctgaaccgttcaggcaaaaaaggaagcccTGCGTATAACTCTTTGGAAAACTTTTCGAATGTTTCCTTATCGAATGTGTAGTAAATGCATGGGTAGAATGGAGTTGCGGCGCGCGCAGTAGATTTACACGACTCTCCTTGTTTGTCCCCACTTTTGTAACAAAAATGTTTTGCTTTATTTGGGAGAGAAGTGTCCATATTGAAGGGAAGGCGTGTCGCTTCTCgactttgcaaaaaaaacggagcattcat
This genomic window from Plasmodium knowlesi strain H genome assembly, chromosome: 4 contains:
- a CDS encoding signal peptidase complex subunit SPC1, putative, encoding MGLIRDIKNSLVHTYVCLRRNRMDFHGQKLAFLIKNIIFTISTVVSIAVGYYKEDLALSAYIILAGTVLSALLIMPTWPIYNKNNIHWESANESMNDRKRR